The window CCGTGGGACGCGGCCTCAGCGAGCTCATCGTCTACGGCGAATACCGCTCGCTCGATCTCGGGCCGCTAGGCTATGCGCGCGTCGTCGAGAACCGGCCGTTTCTCGAAGAAGGCGTGATCTAGGCGCTCATCCCAATTCGCTTCCATCCAAAGGCACGCACTATGAACGACCCTTTGTACAAGACCGCGCTGGTCACAGGCGCATCGAGCGGGATCGGGCGCGCGATTGCGCGCCGCCTCGTCAAAGAGGGCTTGCAGGTGTACGCACTGGGCCGCGATGCCGCGGCGCTCGATGCGCTCGCCACCGAATGCGGCGCTACGCCGATCGCGGCAGACCTCAAGGACACGTCGGCGCTCGCCGACCTGTTCAGCCGCATCGAGATCGACGTGGTGGTGAACAACGCCGGGCTGCTTCCGGCCCTCGCGAAGTTCCACGACGGCTCGACGGCCGATATCGACAGCATGATCGACGTTAACCTGCGCGCGCCGCTGCGCCTTTCGCATATGGCGCTTGCCGGCATGATGCCAAGACGGCGCGGGCATCTGTTCTTCGTGGGTTCGAGCGCGGGTCGCTTCCCGCATCCGAATACCGCGGTGTACGGCGCGACCAAGGCGGCGATCAGCCTGTTCTGCGATTCATTGCGCTGCGACCTGCTGGGCAGCGGGATTCGCGTGACGGAGATTGCGCCGGGCCGCGTCCAGACGAGCCTCTATCGCACCGCTCTCGGCGAGCAAGGCGCCAACGAGAAGCTGTACGACGGCTATCGCTCGATCCAGCCCGAGCACGTCGCCGAGCTGATCACCACGGCGCTTTCGCTGCCGGACTACGTCGACGTCTCGCGCATGGAAGTCTTCCCGACCGATCAGGCGCCCGGCGGCTCGCAAATCGTTGCCGCCCGTTGACCCCTACTCCTTAACGCTCACTCCCCATTACCCATGAAAAACCAACATGTCGTTATTGTCGGAGGCGCTTCGGGCCTCGGGCTCGCCGTCGCCAAGCTGATGCTCGCCGAGGGCGCCAAACGCATCGCGCTCATCGACAAGAACGGACTCCTCCTCAAAGAGACCGTTGGCAACCTGCAAGCGGAAGGTCACGACGTCGCCGGCGTGGAAGGCGACATCACGCGCAAGGAAACCGCGCATGCGGCCTTCAAGCAGGCAGTGGACGCACTCGGCCGCGTGGATTGCCTCATCAATAGTGCGGCGATCTATCCGCGCCGCCCGTTGCTCGACATCTCCGATGCCGAGTGGGATCTCGAGAACGCGGTCAACATCAAAGGCACGTATCACATGATGGTGGCCGCCATCGAGCACATGCGCGCGCGGCCGAAGGTCGAAGCGAACGTCGCCGGGCGCATCGTGAACATTACGTCGGTCGATGCGTTCAAGGCGCATCCGCAGAACGCGCACTACGCCGCCACGAAGGCGGCCGTCGTCAGCCTCACCAAGTCGTTTGCCCAAGAAGTCGCCAAGGACGGCATTCTCGTCAACTCGGTCGCGCCGGCCGGCTTCGCGACTGAAAAAGCGAAAAAGCTCGGCTTCCTCGGCGAACTGGCCGCTGCCAACCCGCTCGGCCGCGCAGCCGAGCCCGAGGAAATCGCGCAGTGGGTGCTGATGATGGCAAGCAGCCGCAACACCTACGCCACGGGCGAAAACGTCATTGTCAGCGGCGGCTATATCTACGCGTGACATAGATCAGGCAAGGCACGATTCACCCTGCCCGGGCGGCGGGGTGAGCCCTTGCGAGACCTGCCGATATGCTAGAGTCATAGCATGTCATACAGCGTAGGTCATATGGATGAGCGACCGCGCCGACGCGGAGTGCCTGCATCCGTCAATTGCAGAGCTTTCCTCATCCAGAGCGGAGTACATGGAATGACCCTGGACGCTGAAACTCTCCTGAAAAACGCCGCCAGTTCGGGGCGGCGGCGCAGCTTGACCGAACTGGTCATCCAGGCACTGAGCGACAAGATCGATCGTGGTGAATATGCCCCGGGCGCCAAGCTCCCCACCGAGCCCGAGCTATGCACCGAGTTCGGCGTCAGCCGGACCGTCATCCGTGAGGCGGTTGCGTCGCTCAAGCTCGGCCGGCGCTTGATCGCTCGTCATGGTGTCGGCGTTTTCGTCTCGGACGACGCCGCGCAATCCGTCGAGACCGCCTTCATCGATCCCGCCACGTTCAAGAATTCGATGCACGTGCTCGAGTTGCGTATCGGCGTCGAGTGCGAGTGCGCCGCCTATGCCGCGCAGCGCCGCTCCGAGCAGCAGTTGAAAGCCCTCAAGCAAGTCTACGCGAGCATGGAAGTCGCCTCGGTCGACGACGATGCGGAGTGCGCGCGCGCCGATTTCGAGTTTCATCTTGCGATTGCGACGTGCTCGGGCAATCCGCATTTTTCCTCGCTGCTCAAGTCGCTCGGGCAGGAAATCATCATCGACCTGCGCTTGAAGCACGCCAAAGCGGACGCCAAGGAGCGCAAGACCTTCATCAAGCGCATTCAGCGAGAGCACGGCGAAATCCTAGACGCCATCGAAAAGCAGGATGAAGCCGCGGCGCGCAGAGCCATGCGCCGGCACCTCAACGAGAGTCTCGAGCGCTATCACAATCTGTCCAATGCGCGAGCGGAGTGACGGGCGGCGTCGTAGCTATCGGACGAACAACGTCCCGTCAATCCAGTGATCGCCTAAATCTCCGGCGGCGGCAAAAACTCCATCCTCTCCTCGACATACAGCGCGTAGATCAATTCGAGCATCGCGCGAACATCCTCCGATTCGTCGAGCATGCGCATGCTCATGATGATCGGCGAAACGAGCTTCGGGTCGTCGAGTTCCTTGTAGCTCACGTCATCGCGCTTCAGCCCGTGCACGCTGCTCGGGACGATCGAGATCCCCTCGCCCATCGCCACGAGCCCTAGCGCGATCTGCAATTCGCGCGTCTCGAAGATGCGATGCGGCTTCAACGCGCGATCGTGAAAGGCGGCCAGCACCTGGTCGGCATAGCTCGGGCGTGGCGCTTTCGGAAAGATGATCAGCGTCTCGCCGAGCAAGTCGTGCAGCGACAGCACGGGCTTGGCCGACTCCAACGAATGGCCGATCGGCAGCGCCACGATCATGCGCTCCTCGCGCAGCACGACGCGGCGGATGCTCGGGTCTTCATGTCGAATCCGGCCAAAGCCGACGTCGATGCGGCCTTCCTTCAAGGCTTTGATCTGATCCATCGTCGACATTTCGTGCAGGCTCAATTCGACCGCGCCGTTTTCCGCGCGAAAGCGCCGGATGATCTTCGGCAGCATTCCATAGAGCGTCGAGCCGACGAAGCCGATCGACATGCTGCGCTCGATCTTGCCGACGCGCTTGGTCATCGATTCGAGCTCGGCGGTCTGAGCGAGAAGCTGCACCGCGTGCGAATAAAAGAAGCGGCCGGTATCGGTGAGCTTGAGCGGACGCGATTCGCGCTCGAACAACTGAACGCCGAGCATCTCCTCGAGCTGCTGAATCTGGCGGGACAGCGGCGGCTGTGCGATGTGCAGCCGTTGTGCGGCGCGCGTGAAATTGCGCTCCTCGGCCACGGCAACGAAGTAACGCAGGTGGCGCAGCTCCATGACCATACCTTTTAGATATCGAACGAATACTAAATCAGTGTTGGACGCGCTAATTGGCCGCCAACTATGCTTCGACTACGGTTGACGCCAACGGAAATTATACCTTCCGAGCATTACACAGCACAGGCGGATTCGCACCTGGCAGACCGTCCGCATAACGATTCTGGATGGAGACACCGCATGATCCCGATTTACCCGGACCGTACCCCCCGGCTGACGTCGATCGACGACTTCCTCGTCGAGGACGAAGCGCGCGGCGACTATCGCCTGCACCGCAGCGCGTTCACCGACGAGGCGCTCTTCGAACTCGAAATGCAGCACATCTTCGAGGGCAACTGGATCTACCTCGCGCACGAAAGCCAGATCCCCAACAACAACGATTACTACACGACCTACATCGGCCGCCAACCGATTTTCATCGCGCGCAATCGCCAAGGCGAGCTCAATGCGTTCATCAACGCATGCACGCATCGCGGCGCGATGCTGTGCCGCCACAAGCGCGGCAACAAAGCGACCTACACGTGCCCGTTTCATGGCTGGACCTTCAACAACAGCGGCAAGCTGCTCAAGGTCAAAGACCCCGAGGGAGCCGGCTACCCTGAGTGCTTCAACAAGGAAGGCTCGCACGATCTGAAGAAAGTCGCGCGCTTCGCGAACTATCGCGGCTTCCTGTTCGGCAGCCTGAACGCGGACGTGCCGCCGCTCGAAACCTTCCTCGGCGAGGCAGCGCACATCATCGACATGATCGTCGACCAGTCCGAAGACGGGCTCGAAGTGCTGCGCGGCTCTTCAACCTATACGTATGAAGGCAACTGGAAGCTGACCGCCGAAAACGGCGCGGATGGCTATCACGTCTCGGCCGTGCACTGGAACTACGCCGCGACGACCAACCATCGCAAGCAAGAAAACGCGCGCGAAGACCAGATCCGCGCAATGGATGCCGGCAGCTGGGGACGTCAAGGCGGCGGCTTCTACGCGTTCGAGCACGGACACATGCTGCTGTGGTCGCGCTGGGCGAACCCCGAGGACCGTCCCAACTTCAGCCGGCGCGACGAGTTCGCCACCCGCTGCGGCCCCGAGAAGGCCGACTGGATGATCCAGAACTCGCGCAATTTGTGCCTCTATCCGAACGTGTACCTGATGGACCAGTTCGGCTCGCAGATCCGCGTGCTGCGCCCGCTCGCGGTCAACAAGACCGAGGTGACGATCTACTGCATCGCGCCGAAAGGCGAATCGGACGAAGCGCGTGCGCGGCGCATCCGCCAATACGAAGACTTCTTCAACGTGAGCGGCATGGCGACGCCCGACGATCTCGAGGAATTCCGCGCGTGCCAGCAAGGCTACGCGGGCCGCGCGCTCGAATGGAACGACATGTGCCGGGGCGCCACGCACTGGGTCCACGGCCCCGACGATGCGGCCAGGAAAATCGGCCTGAACCCGGTGATGAGCGGCGTGAAGACCGAAGACGAAGGCTTGTATACGGTCCAGCACCGCTACTGGGTCGAGACCATGAAAAAAGCGCTTGCGGCCGACGCTTTGCATGCGACCAGAGTAAGCGCTAAAGCGTCAACTCTGATCGACAGGAGCCAGGCATGAAGACGACCACGCTCGCCGATATCCAGGCGTTCCTCTACCGCGAAAGCCGCTTGCTCGACGACGAGCAGTGGGACGAATGGCTCACCTGCTATCACCCTGACGCGGTGTTCTGGATGCCGTCATGGGACGACGAAGACAAGCTGATCACGAACCCGCAGCGCGAGATCTCGCTGATCTATTACCCGAGCCGCCAGGGGCTCGAGGACCGCGTCTTCCGCATCAAAACCGAGCGCTCGAGCGCCACGATGCCCGACACACGCACGAGCCACAACATCGCCAATGTCGAATTGGAAAGCGAAGAGGACGGTGTGCTCACGGTGCGCTTCAACTGGCACACGCTGAGCCATCGCTACAAGACCAACTACAGCTACTTCGGCATGTCGCGCTACGTGATCGATTTTTCCGGCGACCAGCCGCAGATCCTGAACAAGTACGTCGTGTTGAAGAACGACTACATCAATCAGGTCATCGACATCTACCACATCTGAGCGGATACCAGGGCCTGTTCACACGAATAACAGGCCCTAAGGAGCAGTCTCATGGAACACAGCATCGCACTTCAATTCGAAGACGGGGTCACCCGCTTCATCTCCTGCCGCGAAAACGAAACGCTCGCGGATGCCGCGTACCGTCATCAGATCAACATTCCGCTCGATTGCCGCGACGGCGCGTGCGGGACGTGCCGCAATTATTGCGAATCGGGCCGCTACGATCTTCCGGAGTCGAGCTATATCGAAGATGCGTTGACCGCCGACGAAGCCGCGCAAGGCCATATCCTCGCGTGCCAGACGCGGCCGCGTTCGGATTGCGTGATTCGCGTGCCCGCCTCGTCCGCCGCGTGCAAGACCGGCGTATCGCGTCATGGGGGCACGCTCGCGTCGGTCGAGCCGTTGACCGAGTCGACGATCCATTTCTCGATCGACGTCGACGAGCCGGGCAAGCTCGGCTTCTTGCCCGGCCAGTACGTGAATGTCGAGATACCGGGCAGCGAACTGACGCGCTCCTATTCGTTCAGCTCGCCGCCGGGCGCTTCGCGCGTGTCGTTCGTCGTGCGCAACGTGCCGAACGGGCGCATGAGCCAATACCTTGCCGAGCACGCGAAGCCGGGCGAGAAGATCGGCTTCTCCGGCCCGTACGGCAGCTTCTATCTGCGCGAGCCCGCCAGACCCATGCTCTTTCTCGCGGGCGGCACCGGCATCGCACCGTTCCTGTCGATGCTCGACGTGCTCGCCGCGAACGAAGGCACGCAGCCGGTCAGAATGGTTTACGGCGTGACGAACGATGTCGATCTGGTCAGCGTCGAGCAGCTCGACGATGCGGTATGCAAGATTCGGCATTTTGTATACCGCACCTGTGTGGCCGACGCGGCCAGCGCGCATCCACGCAAGGGCTACGTCACCGGCCACGTCGAGCCCGAATGGCTCAACGGCGGCGACGTCGATATTTACCTGTGCGGCCCGGTCGCGATGGTCGAGGCGGTGCAGGGCTGGCTGCGCGAAACCGGCGTGACGCCCGCTAACTTCTACTACGAGAAATTCTCGGCAAGCAACGTCGCGTGAGCACCATGAGAACCAGTCAGCGCTTCAAAGACAAAGTCGTCGTCGTGACCGGTGCGGCGCAGGGCATCGGGCGCGGCGTCGCGCTCGCCGCCGCTGCGGAAGGCGCGAGCGTCGTGCTCTGCGACCGCTCCGAGTGGGTGCGCGATGTCGCCGATGAAATCTCAATCGCGGGCGCGCGATGCATCGCGGTGACAGCCGATCTCGAGACCTACGCGGGCGCATGCGAGATGACGCGCGCGGCGCTCGGCACCTTCGGCGGCATCGACGTCTTGATCAACAACGTCGGCGGCACGATTTGGACCCGGCCATATCAGGAGTACGAGGAAGCGCAGATCGAAGCCGAAGTGCGGCGCTCGCTCTTTCCGACGCTCTGGTGCTGCCGCGCCGTGCTGCCCTCGATGATCGAGCGCAAGCGCGGCGCGATCGTCAACGTATCGTCGATCGCGACGCGAAGTGTATACCGCGTACCGTATGCCGCATCCAAAGGCGGCGTCAACGCGATGACAGCGAGTCTAGCCTTCGAGCACGCACAAGACGGCATACGCGTAAACGCCGTCGCGACGGGCGGCACCGAAGCGCCGCCGCGCCGCGTACCCCGCAATGCCGAAAAACCGAGCGAGCAAGAGGCGATCTGGTATCAAGGCATCGTCGACCAGACGCTGGCGTCGAGCCTGATGCACCGCTACGGAACGATCGACGAGCAAGTCGGCGCGATTCTGTTTCTCGCTTCCGACGAAGCCTCTTACATCACAGGTACGGTGTTGCCGGTAGGCGGCGGCGATCAGGGCTGAGCCGGACGTTTCTCAGAGCATCCGGCGCAGCACGTTGTTGCGGCTCACGAACTGATGCTTGATGACGGCAAGTACGTGCAGGCCCACCAATCCGGCCAGCAGTGCGCAGCCGCCTCGATGCAGCAGGAACAGCGTATCGGTCAACGGCCCCTTCTCGAACGGCGTGCGAACCTCGAACAGGCCGAAGAACGAATATCCGTGCGGCACCATCAAGAAGCCGCTGGCCAGCACGAGAAAAATCGTCAGATACATCACGCCATGCACGCCGTGCGCGAGCCGGCGCTGTGCGGCGGAAACGCCGGCGAGCGGCCACGGCTCGACGCGCTTGTATTTCCACAGCACGCGCAGCGGAAACAACAGAATCAGAATCGTAGCCAGCGACATATTGAGCCGCGACACGAAGTCATGAACCGGCCGGCTGCCAATCCGCGAGAGTGCATACCCCGCGAAGCTCGCGTAGAGGATCGTGATGGCGAATATCCAGTGAAACGCGCGCGAGAGGCGGTCGTAGCGATCGAGGTCGCGATGGGTTTGCGCAAAGGCGGGCCCTTCCTGCGTCACGAACGGGGCATGCGCCACGGCAAGGCGCAAGCTGCCGGTTCGATCGGCGTCATTCATGGCCGTTCCGGACATCGTTTTCAAAGACACGTTGAGTAGCGGGCTCAATCAATTCGGTGAGAGGCATGGCGAGCGCAGTGGGTGTCTGCGCTCGCGCATCCTACGCACGCGGCCGCCCAGTGTCAACGAAAATGCAAATGACAATCACTCTCATTACGAATTGCTTTAATTCAGCCTTCAATACAAGCACCCGCCACGGCCGCCCGCCCTAGCCCAACAGATCCGGCCCGAGCCCATCGAGCAACGGCTTCAGCAAATCGTCCGCAGGCCGCCAGCGTTGCAGCGAAGTTCGATACAACGGCTGGCGCACCTGCGATGCGCTCGCGGTCGCCACTTGCCGGCGCGTCTGATCGAACGCGAGGCAACGTTCATCCCAATCGAGTCCGCAATGCGCAAGCATCTTGCGCGCCGTGCCCTCGAGATCGTCGACCAACGCTTCGTATTGCACTTCGAGCATGAAGTGCGCAGGCAAGACGCGCGGCGGTTTCGCTTCGTGTGGTCGACGGGTCCGCAAAGCAGACAGGCTTATAAAAGGGTGCAGGCTTGATCGAACTCGAGGCGCGGTCCGCGCGCAAAAAGCCCTGACTTGTCGCCGTACCCGAGATTGCAAAGGAAATTCGACTTGATGTGGCCCTCGGGAAAGAACTCCTCGACGGAATCCCGCTCACTCGTTCCGGCGCCGAAGAATTCCTCGTCGACTTTGGCGTTGTCGAACCCCGACATCGGTCCGCAATCCAGCCCCACCGCTCGCGCGGCCAAGATCAGATAGGCGCCTTGCAAACTGGAGTTGCGTTTCGCGGTCACGTCGACCATTTCCGGCGAATTGGCGAAGTAATCGCGCATGCCGGGATTGTGCGGAAAGAGCAGCGGCAGCTTCTCGTAGAACTTCAGGTCGTAGGCGACGATGGCCGTGACTGGCGCGCTCATCGTCTTGTCCACGTTCCCCGGAGCGAGCGCCGGCAACAACCGCTCTTTCGCGGCCTTCGAGCGCAAGAAGAGAATCCGCGCGGGAGTGCAATTGGCGCTGGTGGGAGCCCACTTCATCAGGTCGTAAAGCCGGCGCAAAGTTTCGTCCGAGACCGGCTCGTTCAGCCACGCGTTGTAGGTACGCGCTTCACGAAACAGCAGATCAAGTCCGGCATCATTTACGGTGTCTTTCATACATCCTCCTTGAGCATGTGGCCGCGGCGGCCCGGCATAACGCGTTCGCGCACGCGGCGACGATCGATCCTTTCACGTCATCACGACGATCTTTCCGCCTGCAATGTTGTCCTCCATGCAGCGGTGCGCTTCGACGATGACCTGCAGCCGAAACACCTTTTCTACCTTAATCCGTAGCGTGCCCTTTTCAAGCTGATCCACGAGCGCCGCATAGGGTGTCGTCATGAAGTCGCCACCGGGTTCGACTGCTACGGGCCGAGCTTGAAATGCTCAAATCAGATAACGGTATGAAAAATGGTTGGTTCTGGATCGCGCGGCCCTTCTCGACAATAGCCGCTAACGCTGCGTCTGCGCCGCTTGGGCGTCACCGCTCCCTGTCAGTGCGCACGCGCGGCGCACACCGACCTCTAAGCGATCCGTTACTCTCATGCTCAAGCGCTTTCTCCTCAGCAACCCGCTACGCCGCCTTTTTTTCCCGTGGGCGGGCGTCCTTGTTCTAACCGCCTTCGCGGCGAGCGCCGCGCACGCGGACAGCACGCTCGATCGCATCCATGATCGCCACAAGCTCGTGGTCGGCGTGATCCTGTCCGGGCCGCCGTTCGGCTCGCTCGATCCCGCAACACAGAAGCCGGTCGGCCTGAACGTCGATCTCGCCGAAAGCCTCGCGAGCCACCTCGGCGTCGCGCTCGAGATGGTGCCGGTGCAGCCGTCGAACCGCGTGCAATTCCTGCAGCAGGGCAAGGTCGACGCGCTCATCGCCAATATGGAAGTCACGAAGGAGCGCGCCGACCTTCTCACGTACCCGCCAACGCCGTTCGAGGAAATCGGCGGCGCGCTGATCACGCGCAAGGACAGCGGCATCAAGAGCTGGAACGACCTGCGCGGCAAACCCGTTTGCGTGTCGCAAGGGAGCAACTACGCCAAGCCCCTCGCCGACGAATACGGCGCACAGGTCAAGGCGTTCCGCGGCCAGCCCGAATCGCTGCTCGCGCTGCGCGGCAACAACTGCGTCGCCGCGGTTCACGTCGCGCCGACGCTGCGCCTCTTGGCCGCCAAGAACCCGGACTGGAAGGACTACACGATTCCGGTCTCGAACGATCTGATCCCCTCGCCGTCGGTGATCTGGGTTCGCAAAGGCGAAACCGACACGCAACATGCGTTCGAAACGATTGTCGAGGACTGGCACCGCAGCGGCTGGCTCATCGACACGGAGCGCAAGAACGGCATGCAGCCGTCGCAAGCGGTGCTCGACCTGCATGCGAAATTCAAGGCGCAGCCTGCATGAGCGCCGCGCCGCTCGAAGCGGCCGTCGCCGCGCTCAAGCGCGCCGGGCTCGACTACGGCTTCGTGCTCGACGCCGACGACCGCCTGTCGTTCGTCCACGGCATGCTGGTGACAGTCGAGCTGGCCCTCGTCACCGCATGCTTCAGCATCGTGGCCGGCGTGCTGCTCGCGTCGATGCTGCGATCGCCGCATGCGGCGCTCGCCCGCAGCGCGCGCGCTTTCATCGAAGTCACGCGCAATACGCCGACTCTGGTGCAGCTCTTCTGCGCGTTTCTCGTGCTCAACATGCTGTTGAGCGAAGCATTGCGCAGCCTCGGCGGCAATCCGTTGACGCCGTTCATCTGGAGCGTCGCGGTGATCGCGTTGCACAAGGGCGCGTTTCATGCGGAAGCGCTGCGAGCCGGCATCGAAGCAGTGAGGATGCCTGGATATGGCCACTGAGCCCCTCGTCTCGCTTCCCGCTCTCGCGCCAAGCCGCCGCCCGGGCGCGCTCGCTGCCGTGCTCGTGGTCGCTGCGCTGCTCGCATTAGGCGAGCGCGAACTCGCCGCCAGCGCACGCAACACCGCATTCGCCGCGTTGCTCAAATGGGCGCCCGCGCTCGGCAAGTCGCTCTTGGTCAACATCGAAATCAGCGTGCTCGCAGTCTTGATCGGCAGCGTGGCCGGGCTCGCGCTGGGGCCGCTGCTGTTGTCGCCGTTGGCGCCGGCGCGCATCGCGGCGCGTGCGTACGTGCAGGGGTTTCGCAACGCGCCGCTCCTCGTACTGATCTACTTTTCGACCTACGTGTTTCCGTTCGAGATTCCGCTCGGCCATCACGCGCTGCCCTTCCCTGACTGGTTCAAGGTCACGCTGGGACTCGCGCTGCCGGCGAGCGCGAACGTCGCGGAGATTTTTCGCGGCGCGATCCAATCCATTCCGCACGCGCAATGGGATGCCGCGCGGTCGCTCGCGTTTTCCCGCACTCAGGTGTTCCGCTGGATCATCCTGCCGCAGTGCGTGAAGCGCATGCTGCCGCCGTGGATGAACCTGTACGCGAGCATCACGATGGGCACCTCGCTCGCGTCGCTGGTCGGCGTGCACGACCTGCTCGATACCGCCCAGGTGGCAAGCAACACCGTCGCGCGCGCGGACTTCACCGTGCTCGTGTATTTCACCGTGCTGGGCCTCTTCTTCGCCTATTGCTATCCGATCGCGCGCTTCACGCGGCGCCTGGAACAACGTTATGCGCTCAGTTGAACCCTTCGTCTCCACCGCTGCGAACGACGCGCCGCGGCCGCTCGTCAGCCTGCGCGACGTGCACTTGTCGTTCGGCGCGAACCCCGTATTGAACGGCATCGACCTCGACGTGTTCCGAGGCCAGGCGGTGTCGATCATCGGGCCGTCAGGGTCGGGAAAATCGACGATCCTGCGCTGCATCACCGGCTTGCTGAAACCGCAGAGCGGCACGATCGAAGTCGACGGCACGCGCGTCGATCGGCTCGCTTCCGAGCATGACGAAATTGCGCTGCGAAAGCGGGTCGGCTTCGTGTTCCAGCAGTACAACTTGTTTCCGCATTTGAGCGTGCTCGACAACCTGGTGGCGGCCCCGGTGCGGATTCTCGGCCGCGACAAGAAGAGCGCGATCCGCCATGCGCACGAACTGCTTGCGCGCGTGAGGCTCGCCGACAAGGCGCACGCCTATCCGGGCCAGCTTTCCGGCGGACAGCAGCAGCGCGTCGCGATTGCACGCGCGCTCGCGATGCAGCCGGATTTGATCCTGTTCGACGAA is drawn from Trinickia violacea and contains these coding sequences:
- a CDS encoding amino acid ABC transporter permease codes for the protein MATEPLVSLPALAPSRRPGALAAVLVVAALLALGERELAASARNTAFAALLKWAPALGKSLLVNIEISVLAVLIGSVAGLALGPLLLSPLAPARIAARAYVQGFRNAPLLVLIYFSTYVFPFEIPLGHHALPFPDWFKVTLGLALPASANVAEIFRGAIQSIPHAQWDAARSLAFSRTQVFRWIILPQCVKRMLPPWMNLYASITMGTSLASLVGVHDLLDTAQVASNTVARADFTVLVYFTVLGLFFAYCYPIARFTRRLEQRYALS
- a CDS encoding transporter substrate-binding domain-containing protein, with translation MLKRFLLSNPLRRLFFPWAGVLVLTAFAASAAHADSTLDRIHDRHKLVVGVILSGPPFGSLDPATQKPVGLNVDLAESLASHLGVALEMVPVQPSNRVQFLQQGKVDALIANMEVTKERADLLTYPPTPFEEIGGALITRKDSGIKSWNDLRGKPVCVSQGSNYAKPLADEYGAQVKAFRGQPESLLALRGNNCVAAVHVAPTLRLLAAKNPDWKDYTIPVSNDLIPSPSVIWVRKGETDTQHAFETIVEDWHRSGWLIDTERKNGMQPSQAVLDLHAKFKAQPA
- a CDS encoding amino acid ABC transporter ATP-binding protein, encoding MRSVEPFVSTAANDAPRPLVSLRDVHLSFGANPVLNGIDLDVFRGQAVSIIGPSGSGKSTILRCITGLLKPQSGTIEVDGTRVDRLASEHDEIALRKRVGFVFQQYNLFPHLSVLDNLVAAPVRILGRDKKSAIRHAHELLARVRLADKAHAYPGQLSGGQQQRVAIARALAMQPDLILFDEVTSALDPEMVGEVLNVIRDLVRDGMTCVLVTHEMRFAEEVSDAVFFTEAGVIVEHGPAARVFREPASPRTQAFLARSLAVGSDARSRDSSVVVHAPIKLDLSKFAV